In a genomic window of Streptomyces noursei ATCC 11455:
- a CDS encoding AfsR/SARP family transcriptional regulator, with protein MEFSLLGPISVTSGSEELSLGPAKRRSVLALLLLQPNTTVPLEQLIDSLWEDEPPEHARTVVQGHVSRLRATLAAGGAEAYGIELATHGSAYLLRLPEELIDAHRFGELVALARPEAAPADAVPLLREALGLWRGPALTGTVTSPPFAAAAHALEERRLSAVEALARAYGVLGEQEQAAALLYSAAVNHPLREGLIAALMRALFRTGRQSDALEWYHRTRRLLSEELGVDPGERLRAAYEEILRAEATDRGRKAAEPARGGKDASAEGRAFHVKPDGAAPSPEGGSTGAAGGTATPAGTENGRDRAGAAPRLLPRPPARFLGREYQLQALTEALADRTTGESPLAVVAGPAGVGKTACAVQWAHLHAGAFPDGQLFADLRGFGEGDEAAPAEILRDFLLALGTRPERVPGSAQAASALFRSLVAERRLLVVLDNARSSAQVRPLLPGGPHCATVVTSRSRLDGLVATDCAWPVGLQALGHEEGAALLGAMLGSVRVAEDPAAARELVDLCDGLPLALRAAAAQLTARPRWRLARLASALRDERRRLALLSAEDTGIAAALRMSVARLSADDARLLRALANSPDGHLNASAAAALAGSDQERTQDGLERLAEMHLVDEEATDVYTISTLTQLFARDEGGDGERGRESGDGTEPGGQGGRPGDTPR; from the coding sequence TTGGAATTCTCGCTGCTCGGCCCGATCTCCGTGACAAGCGGCTCCGAGGAGCTGTCGCTCGGGCCCGCCAAACGGCGCAGTGTGCTGGCACTGCTGCTTCTGCAGCCCAACACCACCGTCCCACTGGAGCAGTTGATCGACTCCCTGTGGGAGGACGAACCACCCGAGCACGCCCGTACGGTCGTGCAGGGGCATGTCTCACGGCTGCGCGCCACGCTGGCCGCGGGCGGAGCCGAGGCGTACGGCATCGAGCTGGCCACGCACGGCTCGGCCTATCTGCTGCGGCTGCCGGAGGAGCTGATCGACGCTCACCGCTTCGGTGAGCTGGTCGCGTTGGCCCGACCGGAGGCCGCGCCGGCCGATGCCGTGCCGCTGCTGCGCGAGGCGCTGGGGCTGTGGCGCGGGCCGGCACTGACCGGCACGGTCACCAGCCCGCCCTTCGCCGCCGCCGCGCACGCCCTGGAGGAGCGCAGGCTGTCCGCCGTCGAGGCCCTGGCCCGGGCGTACGGCGTGCTCGGCGAGCAGGAACAGGCCGCGGCCCTGCTGTACTCCGCGGCCGTCAACCACCCGTTGCGGGAAGGGCTGATCGCCGCGCTGATGCGGGCGCTGTTCCGGACCGGGCGGCAGTCCGACGCACTGGAGTGGTACCACCGCACCCGGCGGCTGCTCAGCGAGGAGCTGGGGGTCGATCCGGGTGAGCGGCTGCGCGCGGCGTACGAGGAGATCCTGCGGGCGGAGGCCACGGACAGGGGGCGGAAGGCCGCTGAGCCGGCGCGCGGGGGCAAGGACGCGTCGGCCGAGGGGCGCGCGTTTCACGTGAAACCTGATGGCGCCGCACCGTCGCCCGAAGGCGGGAGCACCGGCGCGGCCGGCGGGACGGCCACGCCGGCGGGGACGGAGAACGGTCGGGACAGGGCCGGTGCGGCGCCCCGGCTGCTTCCCCGGCCGCCCGCGCGCTTCCTGGGCCGGGAGTACCAACTCCAGGCCCTGACCGAAGCGTTGGCGGACCGTACGACCGGGGAGAGCCCGCTGGCCGTGGTCGCGGGCCCGGCCGGCGTCGGCAAGACCGCCTGTGCCGTGCAGTGGGCGCATCTGCATGCCGGGGCCTTCCCCGACGGGCAGCTCTTCGCCGATCTGCGCGGCTTCGGCGAGGGCGACGAGGCCGCGCCGGCCGAGATCCTGCGCGACTTCCTCCTGGCGCTCGGCACCCGTCCGGAGCGGGTGCCCGGCTCCGCACAGGCCGCCTCGGCGCTGTTCCGCTCGCTGGTGGCCGAACGCCGGCTGCTGGTCGTCCTGGACAACGCGCGGAGTTCGGCGCAGGTCCGACCGCTGCTGCCCGGCGGTCCGCACTGCGCCACGGTCGTCACCAGCCGCAGCCGGCTCGACGGGCTGGTCGCCACGGACTGCGCCTGGCCGGTGGGCCTCCAGGCCCTCGGCCACGAGGAGGGCGCAGCGCTGCTCGGCGCCATGCTCGGGTCGGTGCGGGTCGCGGAGGACCCGGCCGCGGCCCGGGAGTTGGTGGATCTGTGCGACGGGCTGCCGCTGGCGCTGCGGGCCGCGGCGGCGCAGCTGACCGCCCGGCCGCGCTGGCGGCTGGCCAGGCTGGCCTCGGCGCTGCGCGACGAGCGGCGGCGGCTGGCACTGTTGTCGGCGGAGGACACCGGGATCGCGGCGGCGCTGCGGATGTCCGTCGCCCGGCTGTCCGCGGACGACGCGCGGCTGCTCCGGGCGCTGGCGAACAGCCCCGACGGACATCTCAACGCATCCGCTGCGGCGGCGCTCGCCGGGTCCGACCAGGAGCGCACCCAGGACGGCCTGGAGCGGCTCGCGGAGATGCACCTGGTGGACGAAGAGGCCACCGACGTCTACACGATCAGCACCCTGACCCAGCTGTTCGCCCGGGACGAGGGCGGGGACGGCGAGCGGGGGCGGGAGAGCGGCGACGGAACGGAGCCCGGGGGGCAGGGCGGACGCCCTGGTGACACGCCCCGCTGA
- a CDS encoding helix-turn-helix domain-containing protein: MRDVPGHENHATNIRRKPLAPLPAELSGPARDFVAALRRMHGELGYSLQQLAGRLPASRSSLSRYLRGQGLPDERLLVQWCKLSFTGEDRLPALVELLHRAQEAADEPPVPIAGPHTGTGPGAEEPAGPGDAEPGDAPSGRRRLRLVLAGLGTAAVLAGAAFAVLALTGADAGSRADGGDGREPAASAPGPTAGSARITVNNVERACQHSHTDYCALGLAHDPYAPYDRRNVVGHVWHGEVLRAVCKIADGIAVTDEAGGHSSIWFRVDHDGGPAWMPGIRVRPDQLDDELPRCRN, from the coding sequence ATGCGAGACGTGCCTGGCCATGAGAACCACGCCACGAACATCCGCCGCAAGCCTCTCGCCCCGCTCCCCGCAGAACTCTCCGGTCCCGCACGGGACTTCGTCGCCGCCTTGCGCCGTATGCACGGCGAACTGGGATACAGCCTCCAGCAGTTGGCGGGACGGCTGCCGGCCAGCCGCTCGTCCCTCTCGCGGTACCTCCGCGGGCAGGGCCTGCCCGACGAACGGCTGCTGGTGCAGTGGTGCAAGCTCTCGTTCACCGGCGAGGACCGGCTGCCCGCGCTGGTGGAGCTGCTGCACCGCGCCCAGGAGGCGGCGGACGAGCCACCGGTGCCCATCGCGGGGCCGCACACCGGGACCGGACCGGGCGCCGAGGAGCCGGCGGGACCGGGGGACGCGGAACCCGGGGACGCCCCGTCCGGACGGCGCCGGCTGCGCCTGGTGCTCGCCGGGCTCGGCACCGCCGCCGTGCTCGCCGGCGCCGCATTCGCCGTCCTGGCACTGACCGGTGCGGATGCCGGCAGCCGGGCGGACGGGGGCGACGGCCGGGAGCCGGCCGCCTCGGCCCCGGGGCCGACCGCCGGATCCGCCCGGATCACCGTGAACAACGTCGAACGGGCCTGCCAGCACAGCCACACCGACTACTGCGCGCTCGGCCTGGCACACGACCCCTATGCGCCGTATGACCGGCGCAACGTCGTGGGGCACGTCTGGCACGGCGAGGTGCTGCGCGCCGTGTGCAAGATCGCCGACGGGATCGCCGTCACCGACGAGGCCGGCGGACACAGCAGCATCTGGTTCCGGGTCGACCACGACGGCGGCCCGGCCTGGATGCCGGGCATCCGCGTCCGGCCGGACCAGCTCGACGACGAACTGCCCCGCTGCCGGAACTGA
- a CDS encoding M18 family aminopeptidase, whose amino-acid sequence MTNSARFDRGHTDDLMSFLAASPSPYHAVANAAERLEKAGFRQVAETDAWDGRSGGKYVLRGGAIIAWYVPEGASAATPFRIVGAHTDSPNLRVKPIPDTGARGWRQIAVEIYGGTLLNTWLDRDLGLSGRVTLSDGSNRLVNVDRPLLRVPQLAVHLDRSVNTEGLKLDKQRHMTPIWGLGEVAEGDLIAFVADEIGVPAGDIKGWDLMVHSVEPPAYLGRDRELVAGPRMDNLLSVHAGTAALAAAATDGGRLSGIPVLAAFDHEENGSQSDTGADGPLLGTVLERSVFARGGGYEDRARAFAGTVCLSSDTGHAVHPNYGDRHEPGHHPMPNGGPILKVNVNQRYATDGSGRAVFAAACERAGVPWQSFVSHNSMPCGTTIGPITAARHGIQTVDIGVAILSMHSARELCGAQDPYLLANALTAFLES is encoded by the coding sequence ATGACCAACTCCGCCCGCTTCGACCGCGGCCACACCGACGACCTGATGTCCTTCCTCGCCGCCAGCCCCTCGCCGTACCACGCGGTGGCGAACGCGGCGGAACGGCTGGAGAAGGCCGGCTTCCGGCAGGTGGCGGAGACCGACGCATGGGACGGCCGGAGCGGCGGCAAGTACGTGCTGCGCGGCGGCGCGATCATCGCCTGGTACGTCCCCGAGGGCGCAAGCGCCGCGACCCCGTTCCGCATCGTCGGGGCGCACACCGACTCCCCCAACCTCCGCGTCAAGCCGATCCCGGACACCGGCGCCCGCGGTTGGCGGCAGATCGCCGTCGAGATCTACGGCGGGACGCTGCTCAACACCTGGCTCGACCGCGATCTGGGGCTCAGCGGCCGGGTGACCCTGAGCGACGGCAGCAACCGGCTCGTCAACGTGGACCGGCCGCTGCTGCGGGTGCCGCAGTTGGCCGTACACCTGGACCGATCGGTGAACACCGAGGGCCTCAAGCTCGACAAGCAGCGCCATATGACGCCGATCTGGGGACTGGGCGAGGTCGCCGAGGGCGATCTGATCGCGTTCGTGGCGGACGAGATCGGGGTCCCGGCCGGTGACATCAAGGGCTGGGACCTGATGGTGCACAGCGTGGAACCACCCGCCTACCTCGGGCGCGACCGCGAACTGGTCGCCGGGCCGCGGATGGACAACCTGCTGTCCGTGCACGCCGGTACGGCGGCGCTCGCCGCGGCGGCAACCGACGGCGGCCGACTGTCCGGCATCCCGGTCCTGGCCGCCTTCGACCACGAGGAGAACGGCAGCCAGTCGGACACCGGCGCGGACGGCCCGCTGCTCGGCACGGTGCTGGAGCGCTCGGTCTTCGCCCGCGGCGGCGGGTACGAGGACCGGGCCCGGGCCTTCGCCGGCACCGTCTGCCTGTCGTCGGACACCGGGCACGCCGTACACCCCAACTACGGCGACCGGCACGAACCGGGGCACCACCCGATGCCCAACGGCGGACCGATCCTCAAGGTGAACGTCAACCAGCGGTACGCGACCGACGGCAGCGGGCGGGCGGTGTTCGCCGCGGCCTGCGAGCGGGCCGGTGTGCCCTGGCAGTCCTTCGTGTCGCACAACTCGATGCCGTGCGGCACCACGATCGGCCCGATCACCGCCGCCCGGCACGGCATCCAGACCGTCGACATCGGTGTCGCGATCCTGTCGATGCACTCGGCCCGCGAACTGTGCGGCGCCCAGGACCCGTACCTGCTGGCGAACGCCCTTACGGCATTCCTGGAGAGCTGA
- a CDS encoding DUF4232 domain-containing protein, whose protein sequence is MPRTDATAARSSRTVRRRTLRIAAAGLTAVAALTLTACGGQDNPLKTSDAKPFNPAPQDSKDPAADGGQSGQGTQDSNAPTGNGSKDSKGGKDGKDGKDGNSSKGGTTVTDSTAGAGKHGSSGGAGPSANGGGTGSGARRTACDAAKIRIVAKPLTRPINHLMLQATNTSGATCDLYAYPFLQFDNAQAAVAEMPDSKPQAVVTLTPGESGYASVLLSGADGGSNGVNATSLSVSLSGRDGNGSVGGSAKVALPGGSAYIDDNARVSYWQTDPNTAASW, encoded by the coding sequence ATGCCACGCACCGACGCCACCGCCGCCCGTAGCTCCCGCACGGTCCGGCGCCGTACGCTGCGGATCGCCGCGGCCGGGCTGACCGCCGTCGCCGCGCTCACCCTCACCGCCTGCGGCGGTCAGGACAACCCGCTCAAGACCAGCGACGCCAAGCCGTTCAACCCGGCCCCGCAGGACTCCAAGGACCCGGCGGCCGACGGCGGGCAGAGCGGGCAGGGCACACAGGACAGCAACGCGCCCACGGGGAACGGCAGTAAGGACAGCAAGGGCGGCAAGGACGGTAAGGACGGTAAGGACGGCAACAGCAGCAAGGGCGGCACCACCGTCACGGACAGCACGGCCGGCGCCGGTAAGCACGGCTCCTCGGGCGGTGCGGGCCCGTCCGCCAACGGCGGGGGCACGGGTTCCGGTGCCCGGCGGACCGCCTGCGACGCGGCGAAGATCCGTATCGTGGCGAAGCCGCTGACCCGCCCGATCAACCACCTGATGCTGCAGGCCACCAACACCTCGGGCGCCACCTGCGACCTCTACGCCTACCCCTTCCTGCAGTTCGACAACGCCCAGGCGGCGGTGGCCGAGATGCCGGACAGCAAGCCGCAGGCGGTGGTCACGCTGACCCCGGGGGAGTCCGGCTACGCCAGCGTGCTGCTGTCCGGGGCCGACGGCGGCAGCAACGGCGTCAACGCGACCTCGCTGTCCGTCAGCCTCTCCGGCCGGGACGGCAACGGGAGCGTCGGCGGCTCGGCGAAGGTCGCACTGCCCGGCGGCTCGGCGTACATCGACGACAACGCGCGGGTGTCGTACTGGCAGACGGACCCGAACACGGCGGCCTCCTGGTAA